Below is a genomic region from Trichoderma asperellum chromosome 2, complete sequence.
gcggtgctggcggtgctggcggtgCTTGGTTTTGCCAATCTTGTAATGCAGGCAGCACGCACATGTATGTTATACTGTCGGTCTCACAGATTCGCAGGGCGAACGCGGTCGCGGTCGGACGAACTTTTTCGTGCCGTTACGCAGCATATCGAGAGGCGATCGCGAATTGAATATACCGCGCGCTTTCACACACGCCTACGTACGATCGCAATGGGTTCCTGACCATGCGGAGGGCGAGCTGAAGGATAATTTGTCAAAGACAGCTCCCACACCCTCCAACAGCACAGACTGTCTCAAATCATATGGTGGCACGAAGCATTGTAAAGAAGGTAGTGTGGTTTTACAAGACAAGGAAACTAatgactctctctctctctctctctaaaaAAGGCTAACCATCGCAAGGTGAGAGGGAGGTGTGCTAAGACATTGCGGGAGATGTAAGTTCACTAGAGCATAAAGGTGTGAGACATGTTCATttccatggccatggaaTTCGAAGGTGCTACAACCTACTCAAGTACTACACACACTCTTCATACAAGGTTACGGAGTAGGTACTCGTAGCTCTGCTACCTACGCAGTATTTCCTCAGCTCTCAACAGGGCCGATCGATCTGAGCACGCGCAGTGGATGTGGATGCCGAGGCTCCCGTTGTTTCCCTCACAAAGGGCTTGTTTTGTATGGAATGCTAAAGTTGGTTGTCTATGACGTTGATTAATTGTGGTATTTGACTTGAAGTTGCCCTCTAAAAACCCctcttcccctccctcttttCCAACACCGAGAGCCGAGCTCCTCTTTCTCACGCTATAAGCTTACTCAAGACGCAGCGCGTTTGAAATCTCGAGCGTCATTTTCCCGTTCTCATGTTTCACCACCCTCACGCTCTCGAGATCCTTTACCACCCAGTCAGGCTCGGCCCCCACGACCTGTTCCACAGTGTGGCTCGTTACCAGTCCCAGGACCTTGCACCCGGCAGCCTTGCCAGCCCTGATGCCGGCCGGGCTATCTTCAAGGACAAGAACCTCCCCGGCCTTGTCCTGCAGCGCGAGCTTCTCCAGGCCAATGCGGTAGCACGTCGGATCGGGCTTGCCGTTCTCGACGGCCTCGGCAGAAATCAGATGCTCAGGGGTGCTGAGTGACAGCTTCTTGAGCCAGCCTCGGACGAGGGGCTGGGTGCCTGAAGTTACAATGGCCCAGGGAAAGGAatgggagatgatggaagagaggagCGAGCGAGCGCCGGGGATCTCGACGGCGTCGTCGGCGTATCTCTTTGGGAGCTCGGCCTCCATCTTTGTGACGTCTGTGGGCAAATGTTAGAAGATTTTTCGTACTGATTAGTTACAGAGCCCTCTCTTGTCAGATGAAGTAGGTTTCTACTCGCTTGAAGAATATCACCCAAGAAACAAGTTGGTAACGTCAAGACCAACGACCCCCGGGAAAACGTGTGTCACGTAATACTTGCGGCATTATCCACTTGGAGAATGGCTGACAAGTAAGCTGaccattaaaaaaaaaaaaagcaactcACACTCCCAGTTGGCCTTTTCAGGTGCAAGAATCTTTAAAATGTCTATACTCCGGCGACCATGGGAAGTCTCCAAGATGACTTCAGGGGCGACACCAATTTCCTCACCGACTCTTTATCAATGTCTCAGCAAAATTCTCATCTTATCTGTGCAGAGTGACTTGCGATTTGGGATGAAAGGGTAATAATTACGCATTCCAGTGTTTGACAATTGCTGGGGTAGAGTCGATGATAGTTCCATCCATGTCAAACAGAAAGCCCGAAAATGACACCTCCTGGCTCGGGAGGCTGTAATCCGGCTGAGATCCCATCTTGTCGTTCTAGTGGCGGACCTGATGCAGAAAAAAGGCTTCTGAAATGGCGAACACAGTGTACGATGCTATTCGTAAGTCACAACGATGGGGGTTGATGAGCCTGAGCGTAGTTGGCCAGGGTCTTGGGCTACAGATATGAGGAGGTCTTATATAAACAGATCGCgaaagcttatttaaaaggAAGTCGGATCTTATTAGAATGTCTAGATTGTAGCCCCCACGTGGCAATTCCGCACTTGCGGGGCTTCCTCTCAGAGTTAGACTGGCTGTTAGAGATTTTGACCCGCAGCAAAACTCGTTGCTGGCAACGCCAGTGGATTGAAGTTTTCAATGACTCCTCCTGGGATGGTGGCAACTACGATTTTGCGAGTTCCGCCAGAACTTGATCAGATTTTGCGGAGTAACCCGAAACTGAAAGGCCAATGGCTTCTTGTTTATTCACTCCCATATCGACAACACTCAGCGGTCAAAATCTCTCACAAGAAGAGTTTAAATCAAGTTGGTTTCGTAGCATCAGGCAAGCGTTTCCGCAGCCGAGGACTTGAAGTATTTCTCTACGGCACCGATGGCATCGTAATTGTAGCACCAATCTCTTGTCCCCTTGTCCGTGATGCCACCTGGTCCAAGCCGTTGACCTGTTGATTTACATCTTTGAACGAAGTTGCCTCCACCAGTATCAATTTCTAGCGGCCAGATCTCATCCCTGTGCGAATGGCCAAGAGCTTCATAGAGAACTCCACGCTCTTCTTTACTCGAAGTATGTAACGAGTCACCCCCATGCAAACTGGCCTCTTGCACAGCTTCAGCCCTCGGCTTCCTCACCGTCTCGAAAGCGTGCAGTGCATGTTTTAATCCCCGCCCATCTGCTTcgctggagagagaaaagctggATCCAGGAGGACAAGCAAGGTCCAGGGCGGCTGCAAGGGCGGCTGCGTCCTCGACGGCGATGCTGACGCCCATGGACATGTAAAAGGCCATGGCGTGAGCGGCGTCGCCCATGAGGACGAAGCGGCCGGATTCGTGAGCCCAGGAAGGCAATGGCGGCACGGCATATACAGGGTAATTGGCAATCTTGGGCGTAGAAAGGTCTAATATGCGTTGAACACTGCCGAATATTCTGTTAGTGTTGGAAACAAACACAAGGaattggaaaagaaaaagaaatcatACCGGGGCTCGAAGTCTTTGAATAAGTCTCGGACTATCTCTTTGCATTCATTTGAGGTAAGATCCTTGGTGTTGACATCATCCCGGTGGGTAAGAACGATATTGAGCAGAGTGGCATCTTTGATCAAGTATGTCATGCACGATATCTGTGGAGCAACCCAAAAGTTGGAGCTGCGAGACTGGAGATCTACTAGACTTGAAGTCGTTGGATCAGCTTTGAGCTTTGAGACTTCGGTTGTCATGCGAAAAGCGGCCCATCCAGTAGGCAGACTTCCAGGATTCTTATTCCCCAAAAGCTGGGATCGGGCGAGGGAGTTGATTCCTGAATTAGCCATAAAGGTTAGTCTGTTATACCGAGCTCCTTGGTTTTGGCATGGTGGAAATGGCAACCATTTTCGACAATTACACGCACCAtcggcagcaacaacaagatCGGCTGTTAGCCTTTTGCCATTTAGCAGCTGGACCGCACCATTGGCGAAATCATACTCGACGACGTTGCTGTCTAGGAGCAGCTGTCCGCCGGCTTTGATGGCGTGGCGATGCAGGATGTTGTGTAAAACGGCCCGATGAACAACAATGTACGGGGCACCGTACTGAGATTCCATTTCTCTGATTCGAACATGTCCCAAGAGATTGCCGCTACTTCCATCCCATACATGCAGATTTTCGGGAATAATAGACTCCGCCAGTAGATCTTCTTTGAGGCCCCATTGGAATAAATACCGTAGAGCTTGTGGCGTCATTTGAACGCCCGCACCCAGCTCGGCAAGCTGAGGGGCAGCATCGAGAATTGTGACTTGGTGGCCTGACTGGCCGAGGGCAATGGCAAGCGAGAGGCCCGCGATCCCTGCTCCGACGACTATAATGTTCATGTCTAACAACGGGTGTGACTGATCAGAGATGGCATCAAGAAAGGCGTATTTACTGTACGTTGCATGCTACCTATACAAGAGCACCGCCAAAGGTCAGCATTTTGCTTATCCTCGGTATGAATACGCACACTCCCTTTCTTACTCCCTCTTTTTAATCATTACTCACAAGTGGATTAAGATACGGCTACTGCCTTCCAGCTCACCCGGCCCTAATAATAGTAGTCTGATGAGCGGCACGATATGGTGAGAAATGATGTGGGCATAGCAAAGAACATGAAGCCAAGACCGAAGTTTGGATTAGCTCCAACCCCGCGGAAGACTGCCGGGGGGACGGGGAGGGAGGGGACTTTTTCATGCCGTGTCTCTTTTTCCAGGCTTAtgctcgaagaagaaggacgaggGATACGGGGAACTGTGACGAGAAGATAACGCGGAGCTCGGTTGGGTCAGCACAATGTCAGACTGGTTTGTTTATTCGATTGGCTGATTGGTGCGGGTGGTGAATATATGTGTACATGCATCCATGTAGGttatgtaca
It encodes:
- a CDS encoding uncharacterized protein (SECRETED:SignalP(1-20)), whose amino-acid sequence is MNIIVVGAGIAGLSLAIALGQSGHQVTILDAAPQLAELGAGVQMTPQALRYLFQWGLKEDLLAESIIPENLHVWDGSSGNLLGHVRIREMESQYGAPYIVVHRAVLHNILHRHAIKAGGQLLLDSNVVEYDFANGAVQLLNGKRLTADLVVAADGINSLARSQLLGNKNPGSLPTGWAAFRMTTEVSKLKADPTTSSLVDLQSRSSNFWVAPQISCMTYLIKDATLLNIVLTHRDDVNTKDLTSNECKEIVRDLFKDFEPRVQRILDLSTPKIANYPVYAVPPLPSWAHESGRFVLMGDAAHAMAFYMSMGVSIAVEDAAALAAALDLACPPGSSFSLSSEADGRGLKHALHAFETVRKPRAEAVQEASLHGGDSLHTSSKEERGVLYEALGHSHRDEIWPLEIDTGGGNFVQRCKSTGQRLGPGGITDKGTRDWCYNYDAIGAVEKYFKSSAAETLA